One window from the genome of Dyella sp. A6 encodes:
- the mltB gene encoding lytic murein transglycosylase B has product MPSRSASRRCLFILLALSLSVALPAWADTHPGQAALVREVARDTGRSPAALNALLDGAKVQQSILDAISRPAESKPWSAYRPIFLTQARIDAGIAFYQAHRGLIERIARQYGVSPEIIVAILGVETYYGRNTGHYKVLDALVTLGFHYPPRAKFFRAELKTLLELPADKLGGPLDTLTGSYAGAQGWGQFMPDSIRDYAVDGDGDGRIDLQSSLPDILASVANYFAKHGWVDGGAVAAQAQPDVAARSLTWTPAPQWPLEQLEAWGYAPLRMINPGEPTSLLTLQGGHGPEYWFTFHNFQVITRYNRSPLYAMAVYQLAQAIAAGVGDDMAGTDQRR; this is encoded by the coding sequence ATGCCATCGAGATCCGCGTCGCGCCGTTGCCTGTTCATCCTGCTTGCCCTCTCGTTGTCCGTCGCATTGCCGGCCTGGGCGGATACGCACCCCGGCCAGGCCGCGCTGGTGCGCGAGGTGGCGCGTGATACCGGTCGCAGCCCGGCCGCGCTCAATGCACTGCTGGATGGCGCGAAAGTGCAGCAGAGCATTCTCGATGCGATCAGCCGCCCGGCCGAAAGCAAGCCATGGAGCGCCTACCGGCCGATCTTCCTGACCCAGGCGCGTATCGACGCAGGCATCGCCTTCTACCAGGCCCATCGCGGGCTGATCGAGCGCATCGCCCGCCAGTACGGGGTATCGCCGGAGATCATCGTGGCGATCCTGGGCGTGGAAACCTATTACGGACGCAATACCGGGCACTACAAGGTGCTCGATGCGCTGGTCACGCTGGGCTTCCACTACCCGCCGCGGGCGAAGTTCTTCCGTGCCGAGCTGAAGACCCTGCTGGAGCTGCCGGCCGACAAGCTGGGTGGTCCGCTGGACACGCTGACGGGCTCCTACGCGGGTGCGCAGGGCTGGGGCCAGTTCATGCCCGACAGCATCCGCGACTATGCGGTGGATGGCGACGGCGATGGCCGCATCGACCTGCAATCGTCGCTGCCGGACATCCTGGCCAGCGTGGCCAACTATTTCGCGAAGCACGGCTGGGTGGACGGCGGGGCGGTGGCCGCGCAGGCGCAGCCTGATGTGGCGGCCCGATCGTTGACGTGGACGCCGGCACCGCAGTGGCCGCTGGAGCAACTGGAGGCCTGGGGCTATGCGCCGCTGCGCATGATCAATCCGGGCGAGCCGACCAGCCTGCTGACCCTGCAGGGCGGCCACGGGCCCGAATACTGGTTCACCTTCCACAATTTCCAGGTGATCACCCGCTACAACCGCAGTCCCTTGTACGCCATGGCGGTCTACCAGCTGGCGCAGGCGATTGCCGCAGGCGTCGGCGACGACATGGCCGGCACGGATCAGCGTCGGTGA
- the rodA gene encoding rod shape-determining protein RodA, with translation MIDILNVRLRRFVARVLTRPRIDLPLAAGLFLLGCIGLATLYSADGGVLSMVVGQAIRFVLGGVLLLLVSRIPPATLRTWTPWFYAGSTALLLVVAVLGEGRGADRWLNLGVMRFQPSELLKLSMPMMVAWYLHTRPLPPSWKDTAVVGLLIAMPVALIYKQPDLGTAVLVAAAGTFALFLSGMSWWRIAALLLVMVALAPVGWHFMHQYQRDRVLTMLNPESDPLGNGWHIIQSQIAVGSGGIFGKGFGHSTQSKLDFLPEHTTDFIFAVYSEEFGLVGVCLLLVLYAFIIGRCLWIAMQARDSYSRLLAGAIGMSFFVYVFVNGGMVAGMLPVVGVPMPMVSYGGTSAVTLLVGFGVLMSIHAHRKMHD, from the coding sequence ATGATCGACATCCTGAACGTGCGCTTGCGTCGCTTCGTGGCCCGCGTGCTGACCCGCCCGCGGATCGACCTGCCGCTGGCGGCCGGCCTGTTCCTGCTCGGCTGCATCGGTCTGGCGACGCTGTACAGCGCCGATGGTGGCGTGCTGTCGATGGTGGTCGGCCAGGCCATCCGCTTCGTGCTCGGCGGCGTTCTGCTGCTGCTGGTCTCGCGCATTCCGCCGGCCACGCTGCGCACCTGGACGCCCTGGTTCTACGCCGGCAGCACGGCTTTGCTGCTGGTGGTCGCGGTGCTTGGCGAGGGACGCGGCGCCGACCGCTGGCTCAACCTGGGGGTGATGCGCTTCCAGCCCTCGGAGCTGCTCAAGCTGTCGATGCCGATGATGGTTGCCTGGTATCTGCACACGCGGCCCCTGCCGCCCAGCTGGAAAGACACGGCGGTGGTCGGCCTGCTGATCGCTATGCCGGTCGCCCTGATCTACAAGCAGCCGGATCTGGGCACCGCCGTGCTGGTGGCGGCCGCGGGCACCTTCGCGCTGTTCCTGTCCGGCATGAGCTGGTGGCGCATCGCTGCCCTGCTGCTGGTGATGGTGGCGCTGGCGCCGGTCGGCTGGCACTTCATGCACCAGTACCAGCGCGACCGCGTGCTGACCATGCTGAATCCCGAGTCCGACCCGCTGGGCAATGGCTGGCACATCATCCAGTCGCAGATCGCGGTAGGTTCGGGCGGTATCTTCGGCAAGGGTTTCGGGCACAGCACGCAGTCGAAACTGGACTTCCTGCCCGAGCACACCACCGACTTCATCTTCGCGGTGTACTCCGAGGAATTCGGTCTGGTTGGCGTGTGCCTGCTGCTGGTGCTGTACGCCTTCATCATCGGCCGTTGCCTGTGGATCGCGATGCAGGCACGCGACAGCTATTCGCGCCTGCTGGCGGGGGCGATCGGCATGAGCTTCTTCGTTTACGTCTTCGTCAACGGCGGCATGGTGGCCGGCATGCTGCCGGTGGTGGGCGTGCCGATGCCGATGGTCAGTTACGGCGGCACCTCGGCGGTGACCCTGCTGGTCGGCTTCGGTGTGCTGATGTCGATCCACGCGCATCGCAAGATGCATGACTGA